Proteins encoded by one window of Candidatus Woesearchaeota archaeon:
- a CDS encoding aminopeptidase P family protein yields MESIQDQLPVKVCTLPKATISNMTRIKHLQKILDEKKIDYLILMNDGNSIDPHMVYYTNIKVEYALLIVPNKGSALFAVPSLEYERVQRVLSQKTIKIILKEWKPGFLKQFFALPRKNNGRKIEKIGVNYAALSLLSSQAIRKATGRKQIDMSQALRALRMVKTKEEIALIKRACAMTTTIIQEVKAFLSKKKKEFVTEQDVVAFMEAAMKQRGVEPAFPMIVASGKHGAMPHYVPQRKVLQNGFLVIDVGVRYKGYCSDITRTFYVGNPSEKERQAYLGVMRAQEASLHQVREGTPAKHVDQAARKVLGEKYFIHSTGHGLGMDVHEGPNISKTSVDVLQEGMVITIEPGIYFPNAYGIRIEDDVLVKKDGYEVLTKMSSSFNDIVIKK; encoded by the coding sequence ATGGAGTCTATACAGGACCAGTTGCCTGTAAAGGTGTGCACTTTACCCAAAGCTACCATTAGCAACATGACGCGTATCAAACATCTACAAAAAATTCTTGATGAGAAGAAAATAGACTATCTCATTCTGATGAATGATGGGAACAGTATAGATCCCCATATGGTGTACTACACAAACATCAAGGTCGAATATGCATTGCTGATTGTTCCAAACAAGGGGAGTGCTCTTTTTGCAGTACCTTCGCTGGAATATGAACGCGTTCAGCGAGTGTTGTCGCAGAAAACCATAAAGATAATCCTCAAAGAATGGAAACCGGGATTCTTAAAACAGTTTTTTGCCTTGCCTAGAAAAAATAATGGAAGAAAAATAGAAAAAATAGGAGTAAACTATGCAGCGTTGTCATTGTTGAGTTCTCAAGCGATACGTAAAGCAACAGGAAGAAAACAAATCGATATGAGTCAGGCCTTGCGTGCTCTGAGGATGGTAAAAACAAAAGAAGAAATTGCTCTCATTAAGAGGGCATGTGCAATGACGACAACTATTATCCAAGAAGTAAAAGCCTTCCTCAGTAAGAAAAAAAAGGAATTTGTTACTGAACAGGATGTTGTAGCCTTTATGGAAGCTGCAATGAAGCAGCGAGGAGTAGAACCTGCATTTCCAATGATTGTTGCATCGGGAAAACACGGAGCAATGCCCCATTATGTGCCTCAGCGAAAAGTTCTTCAGAACGGATTTTTAGTGATTGATGTCGGTGTACGATATAAGGGCTATTGCTCAGATATTACTCGCACTTTTTATGTAGGAAATCCTTCTGAAAAAGAACGACAAGCATATCTCGGTGTTATGCGAGCTCAAGAGGCAAGCCTGCACCAAGTGCGGGAGGGAACACCAGCAAAACACGTTGACCAAGCAGCCCGAAAGGTTCTGGGAGAAAAGTATTTCATCCATAGTACTGGCCATGGTCTTGGTATGGATGTCCATGAAGGTCCAAATATCAGTAAAACATCGGTGGATGTTTTACAGGAAGGAATGGTTATTACGATAGAACCAGGCATTTATTTTCCGAATGCTTATGGGATACGCATTGAAGATGACGTTCTCGTCAAGAAAGATGGCTATGAAGTCTTAACAAAGATGTCAAGCTCTTTTAATGATATAGTTATAAAAAAATAA
- the coaE gene encoding dephospho-CoA kinase (Dephospho-CoA kinase (CoaE) performs the final step in coenzyme A biosynthesis.) gives MIVAVTGKIGSGKTTVCNILKQQGAHVIHADHVGHQLLKAPEVKQKLKKTFGTHVFTKGKVDREKLGNLAFFSNAALHELNNIIHPHLRKAIQKQVQEKKKQKKLIVIDAALYKELKLGDLTDVTVLVRAKKRTLQKRNKKYPPHKFHRIFHTQHMPKADHVLENNGTKQALRKDVLTLYEVLLA, from the coding sequence ATGATTGTCGCTGTTACGGGAAAAATTGGTTCAGGAAAGACAACCGTCTGTAATATTCTCAAGCAACAAGGGGCACATGTTATCCATGCTGATCATGTAGGGCATCAACTTTTGAAGGCTCCTGAAGTCAAACAAAAGCTCAAAAAGACCTTTGGTACCCATGTTTTTACTAAGGGGAAGGTTGATCGAGAAAAACTAGGAAACCTTGCATTCTTCAGCAATGCTGCGCTTCACGAACTGAACAACATTATTCATCCACATTTGCGTAAGGCAATTCAAAAACAGGTTCAGGAGAAAAAGAAACAAAAAAAATTGATCGTTATTGATGCAGCCCTTTACAAAGAGCTGAAGCTTGGTGATTTGACTGATGTTACTGTTCTTGTACGAGCGAAAAAAAGAACGCTTCAGAAACGTAACAAAAAATATCCACCGCACAAGTTCCATCGCATCTTTCACACCCAGCACATGCCCAAGGCAGACCATGTTCTTGAAAATAATGGAACAAAACAAGCCCTTCGAAAGGATGTCCTTACCTTATATGAGGTTCTCCTTGCGTAA
- a CDS encoding aminopeptidase, with protein sequence MSKNPVLQRDAVLASAAMLVLKTCLGATKSDTVLVITDHLTRKIGEALAHAAQKCCQEIDLKEIPPLVRNAQEPPETVARQMQAAGVIILATAKSLSHTKARRDATAKGARIASMPGITEAMMARAVMTDYPRMKVRTEKLAKALEGAHTLLITTSLGTNLEMSIRGRKIFSDTGLYTLPKQWGNLPAGEVCLGPCEGVTNGILVVDSCMGTGLLSKPIKINIRKGVAIAFEGSNGNDEEAKVIQAQFDGFGEKGYSVAELGIGTNADAKLTGLILEDEKVLGTAHVALGNNLSFGGSIDVPVHIDGVFTKPTIIVDGKTIMHEGKLLIQD encoded by the coding sequence ATGTCAAAAAATCCCGTACTTCAAAGAGATGCTGTACTTGCTAGTGCAGCAATGCTCGTTCTCAAAACATGTTTAGGGGCAACAAAGAGTGATACGGTTCTTGTTATTACTGATCATTTGACGAGAAAGATCGGAGAAGCCCTTGCTCATGCAGCACAAAAGTGTTGTCAAGAAATCGATCTAAAGGAAATACCTCCCTTGGTAAGGAATGCACAAGAGCCTCCTGAAACCGTTGCTCGACAGATGCAGGCTGCTGGTGTCATTATTTTAGCAACGGCAAAATCTCTGTCCCATACGAAAGCCCGGAGGGATGCTACAGCCAAAGGAGCACGCATTGCAAGCATGCCAGGTATTACTGAAGCAATGATGGCCCGAGCAGTCATGACCGATTACCCTAGAATGAAAGTACGGACAGAAAAGCTTGCCAAGGCTCTTGAAGGTGCCCATACCCTGCTTATTACCACAAGTTTGGGAACCAACCTCGAGATGTCTATTCGAGGAAGAAAAATCTTCAGTGATACAGGCTTGTATACCTTGCCCAAGCAATGGGGGAATCTACCTGCCGGAGAGGTGTGTTTAGGTCCTTGTGAAGGTGTCACAAATGGCATTTTAGTGGTAGATTCTTGCATGGGAACAGGATTATTGTCAAAACCTATAAAAATAAACATCAGAAAAGGTGTTGCTATTGCCTTTGAAGGTAGTAATGGTAATGATGAAGAAGCAAAGGTGATACAGGCCCAGTTTGATGGCTTTGGTGAAAAGGGCTATAGTGTGGCAGAACTAGGGATAGGAACCAATGCAGATGCGAAGCTTACCGGTCTTATCCTTGAAGATGAGAAAGTATTAGGAACTGCTCATGTAGCCCTTGGAAACAATCTTTCATTTGGTGGTAGTATCGATGTTCCGGTGCATATCGATGGTGTGTTTACAAAACCAACCATCATTGTTGATGGGAAGACTATCATGCATGAGGGGAAATTGCTTATTCAGGATTAA
- a CDS encoding NUDIX domain-containing protein has translation MDDVDIIDKNEKVLRVVSTDVAHAQHLLHRAVGIVLVNSKHEVLLQLRKATKYQYPLYWCDSVAGHVDAGEMPDHAAVREMQEELGVQVPLEFVGKIIINEPEEHELLSVYFGRTDGPFVLQEEEMEEATFFPVAFLKQCLVQGKQSQKSLKMTPHLRESLKLVFAKYPL, from the coding sequence ATGGATGACGTTGATATTATTGACAAGAATGAAAAAGTGCTTCGCGTTGTTAGTACGGATGTTGCTCATGCCCAGCACCTCCTTCATCGTGCTGTTGGGATTGTGCTCGTCAATAGTAAACATGAAGTACTCTTACAGCTTCGAAAAGCAACAAAATACCAGTATCCTCTTTATTGGTGTGACTCTGTTGCAGGCCATGTTGATGCAGGTGAAATGCCAGATCATGCAGCTGTTCGTGAGATGCAGGAAGAACTTGGAGTTCAGGTTCCACTGGAGTTTGTTGGAAAGATTATCATTAATGAACCCGAGGAGCACGAACTCTTAAGTGTTTATTTTGGTAGAACTGATGGGCCTTTTGTATTGCAGGAAGAAGAAATGGAAGAAGCTACTTTTTTTCCAGTTGCTTTCTTAAAACAGTGCCTCGTTCAAGGAAAGCAATCACAAAAGTCCTTGAAAATGACACCCCATCTTCGTGAGTCTTTGAAACTTGTTTTTGCAAAGTATCCTCTTTAA
- the coaD gene encoding pantetheine-phosphate adenylyltransferase, with amino-acid sequence MKTAIYPGSFDPITNGHLDIIHRSLHLFDKLIVAIGDNPKKRPLFTIAERKAFIEESTRKLPVTVDVFHGLLADYCAQKKCFIIVRGLRAVSHFEYEFQMALMNRQLQPQLETVLFMTDKEYFYLSSTLVKDLAKNGASVDGLVPRIVAKHLRHKFV; translated from the coding sequence ATGAAAACAGCTATTTATCCTGGAAGTTTCGACCCGATTACCAATGGGCATCTCGATATTATTCATCGTTCTCTCCATCTTTTTGATAAGCTGATTGTTGCCATTGGTGATAACCCAAAAAAGAGGCCCCTGTTTACGATTGCTGAGCGAAAAGCCTTTATCGAGGAATCGACCAGGAAGTTGCCTGTTACTGTTGACGTTTTTCATGGGTTATTGGCAGATTACTGTGCGCAGAAAAAATGTTTTATCATTGTTCGTGGTCTACGCGCGGTGTCACATTTTGAATATGAGTTTCAAATGGCATTGATGAATCGTCAACTTCAACCTCAGCTTGAAACCGTGCTTTTTATGACTGACAAAGAATACTTCTATCTGAGCTCAACACTTGTCAAAGATTTGGCAAAAAATGGTGCTTCTGTTGATGGTTTAGTCCCACGGATTGTTGCAAAGCATCTCAGGCACAAGTTTGTATAA